A part of Dreissena polymorpha isolate Duluth1 chromosome 13, UMN_Dpol_1.0, whole genome shotgun sequence genomic DNA contains:
- the LOC127855459 gene encoding uncharacterized protein LOC127855459 has protein sequence MKFRRTAPRFQPAVWNVHDSTMAGRERTNNVCEGWNNGFGKLVGHKNPSIWTAIKCIEGDAAMVEADVMRYARGQQSSRQKRKTRTAHQTTLLTLCKQYSPGEKTIRVFLKAIGYSIRL, from the exons ATGAAGTTCCGGAGGACAGCGCCGAGATTCCAGCCTGCAGTGTGGAATGTACACGACAGTACGATGGCCGGTCGGGAGAGGACGAACAACGTATGTGAAGGGTGGAACAACGGTTTCGGCAAGTTGGTTGGCCACAAAAACCCGTCAATCTGGACAG CCATCAAGTGTATAGAAGGCGATGCGGCGATGGTGGAGGCTGATGTAATGCGATATGCGAGAGGCCAGCAGTCATCCAGACAGAAAAGGAAAACCAGGACGGCTCACCAGACAACGCTGTTGACTTTGTGTAAACAATACAGCCCTGGTGAGAAGACCATCCGTGTGTTCCTGAAGGCCATCGGCTATAGCATTCGgctataa